A single window of Synechococcus sp. C9 DNA harbors:
- the metE gene encoding 5-methyltetrahydropteroyltriglutamate--homocysteine S-methyltransferase, with protein sequence MTLATATLGYPRIGKNRELKKALEAFWGQKSDEATLRQTVQQIRLANWQTQKDAGIDHIGIGDMSLYDWVLDWIGRLGLIPQRFQHLAGLDQYFAMARGREGIPALEMTKWFDTNYHYLVPEIAADMEPKADFAEFLAVVDHAQRVLGSRAVPMILSPVTLLCLSRREGDFLAHLHRLLPLYRELLTQLAARGTAEVQFHEPILVTSQGVGLRTAIETTYTELAAVGVPIQVMTYFDDLGDTYPWVVALPVAGIGLDFTRGRNLELLQKYGFPSDKTLGVGLVDGRNIWKIRPQRVMPIREAIQKVTKNLRLQPSASLQFIPYSAQRETNLPAPLRQVLSFAEQKLAEVVLLAHGGEGNAEKLACLEAQWQAFAQFSPANPTVRERLHQVTPQTLERALPYEQRRPLQPQLPPLPTTTIGSFPQTSEVRQLRVKRKRGEITQAEYEAAIDAEIARCIRYQEEAGLDVLVHGEFERTDMVEFFGQQLAGFAFTEHGWVQSYGSRCVRPPIIYADVARPQPMTVREFRVAQSLTQKIVKGMLTGPVTMINWSFTRDDLPRREQALQIALALRDEVADLEAAGAKMVQIDEPALREGLPLKRERWDEYLSWAVDAFRLAAGVAKPETQIHTHMCYSEFGDIMPHIERLDADVLSIENSRSNNETLWQITRAGYKHQVGNGVYDVHSPVVPTVAQMVHQLKSGIAHLPLQQIWVNPDCGLKTRRWEEVIPALKNMVAAAKILREETHATPE encoded by the coding sequence ATGACATTGGCTACAGCAACTTTGGGCTATCCCCGCATTGGTAAAAATCGGGAACTCAAAAAGGCATTAGAGGCTTTCTGGGGTCAAAAATCCGATGAAGCCACCCTCCGGCAAACGGTGCAACAGATCAGGTTAGCGAATTGGCAGACCCAAAAAGATGCTGGAATTGACCACATTGGCATTGGGGATATGTCGCTCTATGATTGGGTGTTGGATTGGATTGGGCGTTTGGGATTGATTCCCCAGCGGTTTCAGCATTTAGCGGGACTTGACCAGTACTTTGCGATGGCACGGGGACGGGAGGGGATTCCTGCCCTGGAAATGACCAAGTGGTTTGATACCAATTACCACTACCTGGTGCCGGAAATTGCCGCAGATATGGAACCCAAGGCTGATTTTGCCGAATTTTTGGCGGTTGTGGATCACGCCCAAAGGGTTCTCGGTTCACGGGCGGTGCCGATGATTCTTAGCCCCGTCACGCTGTTGTGTCTGAGTCGCCGGGAGGGGGATTTCCTGGCGCATTTGCACCGTTTATTGCCGCTGTACCGGGAATTGTTGACCCAGCTTGCCGCCCGGGGCACGGCGGAAGTGCAGTTCCATGAACCGATTTTGGTGACGAGCCAAGGGGTAGGGTTGCGTACAGCGATTGAGACCACCTATACCGAACTGGCGGCTGTCGGGGTTCCCATCCAGGTGATGACCTATTTTGATGACCTGGGGGATACCTATCCTTGGGTGGTGGCATTGCCGGTGGCGGGGATTGGTTTGGATTTCACCAGGGGCAGAAATTTAGAATTACTACAAAAGTACGGTTTCCCCAGCGATAAAACCTTGGGCGTGGGTTTGGTGGATGGGCGCAATATCTGGAAAATTCGTCCCCAGCGGGTGATGCCGATCCGAGAAGCAATCCAAAAAGTGACGAAAAATCTCCGCCTGCAACCCTCAGCTTCTCTGCAATTTATCCCCTACTCAGCCCAGCGGGAAACCAATTTACCGGCACCGCTTCGTCAGGTTCTCAGTTTTGCGGAGCAGAAATTGGCGGAAGTTGTCCTGTTGGCGCATGGGGGGGAAGGCAACGCAGAGAAACTCGCCTGTTTAGAAGCACAATGGCAGGCATTTGCCCAGTTTAGTCCGGCTAATCCGACGGTGCGGGAACGTCTGCATCAGGTAACCCCCCAGACCCTAGAACGTGCCCTGCCCTACGAGCAACGCCGACCCCTGCAACCCCAACTGCCCCCCTTGCCCACCACGACCATTGGTTCCTTTCCCCAAACCTCGGAGGTGCGCCAACTGCGGGTCAAGCGGAAGCGGGGGGAAATCACCCAGGCGGAATACGAAGCGGCGATTGATGCGGAAATTGCCCGGTGCATTCGCTATCAAGAGGAGGCGGGGTTGGATGTGTTGGTGCATGGGGAATTTGAACGCACGGATATGGTGGAGTTTTTTGGGCAACAACTCGCCGGGTTTGCCTTTACCGAGCATGGCTGGGTGCAGAGCTATGGCAGTCGGTGCGTGCGTCCCCCGATTATTTACGCTGATGTAGCGCGCCCTCAACCCATGACGGTGCGGGAGTTTCGGGTTGCCCAATCCCTCACCCAGAAAATCGTCAAGGGGATGCTCACGGGACCGGTGACCATGATCAATTGGTCCTTTACGCGGGATGACCTCCCTCGGCGGGAGCAGGCACTGCAAATTGCCCTAGCGTTGCGGGATGAGGTGGCGGATTTGGAGGCGGCGGGTGCCAAAATGGTGCAGATTGATGAACCGGCACTGCGGGAAGGGTTGCCCCTCAAGCGGGAGCGTTGGGATGAATACCTGTCCTGGGCGGTGGATGCCTTTCGGTTGGCGGCGGGGGTAGCCAAGCCAGAAACCCAAATTCATACCCACATGTGCTACTCCGAATTTGGCGACATCATGCCCCATATTGAACGACTAGATGCGGATGTGCTGTCCATTGAAAACAGCCGGAGCAATAACGAAACGCTTTGGCAAATTACGCGTGCGGGCTACAAGCACCAAGTGGGGAATGGGGTTTACGATGTCCACAGCCCAGTGGTGCCTACGGTGGCACAAATGGTGCATCAACTCAAAAGCGGCATCGCCCACCTACCACTCCAGCAAATTTGGGTGAATCCCGATTGTGGTCTGAAAACCCGCCGTTGGGAGGAGGTGATCCCGGCTCTGAAAAATATGGTGGCGGCGGCAAAAATCCTCCGGGAGGAGACCCATGCCACCCCTGAATGA
- the cbiE gene encoding precorrin-6y C5,15-methyltransferase (decarboxylating) subunit CbiE: MAAVIHVIGLGWEGADSLSQDAQIALNQAQILCGTPRHLAHFATHPALHLPWEHLNQGIQDLKNHLAQGYEQAVVLASGDPLFFGIGRLLLSHFPPESLRFYPHVSAIQLAFSRLKIPWQDAQIVSIHGRSWENLIPPLKQGVAKIAILTDPTHNVRTIAQVIQELKLPISYHIWVCEQLGSADEKIELLSLDEALNDQRNTLNIVVLLREASRLLNTNFLPVLGLSDGLFHGFPDQLGLMTKKEIRSLILGELQLQDGQTIWDVGAGTGTVAIEIARLLPESSVYAIEKNAMGVQLIHQNCQQLGVPNITVITGNAPEIFTHLPNPDRVFIGGSGGNLRAILEALDTRLPPRGIVVLALATQEHQALVLSWAKQQDWSYHALDIRLSRSLSVGDLTRWQPLNPITLIQLTKPHP; the protein is encoded by the coding sequence TTGGCGGCGGTCATTCATGTCATTGGTCTGGGCTGGGAAGGGGCGGACTCGCTGAGTCAAGATGCCCAAATTGCCCTGAATCAAGCGCAAATTTTATGCGGCACTCCCCGGCATTTAGCCCATTTTGCGACACATCCAGCCCTGCATCTGCCTTGGGAGCATCTTAATCAGGGTATTCAGGACTTAAAAAACCATTTGGCACAGGGGTATGAACAGGCGGTGGTGTTGGCATCCGGTGACCCTTTGTTTTTTGGGATTGGGCGGTTATTGCTCAGCCATTTTCCGCCGGAATCGCTCCGGTTTTATCCCCACGTCAGTGCTATCCAGTTGGCGTTTAGTCGCTTGAAAATTCCTTGGCAGGATGCCCAAATTGTGAGTATTCATGGTCGTTCCTGGGAGAATTTAATCCCCCCGCTCAAACAAGGGGTGGCTAAAATTGCTATCCTCACTGACCCCACCCACAATGTCCGCACCATTGCCCAGGTGATTCAAGAATTAAAATTACCAATTTCTTATCATATTTGGGTGTGTGAGCAGTTGGGCAGTGCGGATGAAAAAATTGAATTACTTTCCCTCGATGAAGCGTTAAATGATCAAAGAAATACACTTAATATCGTGGTACTTCTGCGGGAGGCATCCCGATTATTAAATACTAATTTTTTACCAGTATTAGGATTATCTGATGGTCTATTTCATGGATTTCCCGACCAGCTGGGTTTGATGACCAAAAAGGAAATTCGCAGTTTAATTTTGGGAGAATTACAGTTACAAGATGGGCAAACGATTTGGGATGTGGGAGCAGGTACAGGTACGGTAGCCATTGAAATCGCCCGTTTACTACCTGAAAGTTCGGTCTATGCCATTGAAAAAAATGCGATGGGGGTGCAATTAATTCACCAAAACTGTCAACAGTTAGGGGTGCCTAATATCACCGTCATTACCGGCAATGCCCCGGAAATTTTTACTCATTTACCCAATCCTGACCGGGTGTTTATTGGTGGAAGTGGCGGCAATTTAAGGGCAATTTTAGAGGCATTAGATACCCGTTTACCGCCAAGGGGAATCGTGGTTTTAGCATTGGCGACCCAAGAACATCAGGCACTGGTTTTAAGCTGGGCGAAACAACAGGACTGGTCGTATCACGCCCTGGATATTCGCCTTTCCCGTTCCCTGTCTGTTGGGGATTTGACCCGCTGGCAACCCCTCAACCCAATTACCTTAATTCAATTAACCAAACCCCATCCCTGA
- the ilvD gene encoding dihydroxy-acid dehydratase has protein sequence MNNSRRSQVITAGVQRSPNRAMLRAVGFTDADFAKPIVGIANAYSTITPCNAGINDLALQAEAAMRQANAMPQMFGTITISDGISMGTEGMKCSLVSREVIADAIETVCLGQSLDGILAIGGCDKNIPGALMAMARLNIPAIFVYGGTIKPGHYQGQDLTIVSAFEAVGAYSAGKMSEADLLEIERRACPGVGSCGGMYTANTMSSVAEVLGLSLMYSSTMAAEDGEKLDSAAESAKVLVEAIEKQILPRQLITRKSLENAIATVMAVGGSTNAVLHLLAIAQAAEVPLTLDDFARMRERVPVLCDLKPSGRYVTVDFHQAGGIPQVLKILLNHGVLHGDCLTITGRTWAEQLATVPDDPPAGQEVIRPWDNPVYPQGHLAILRGNLATEGAVAKISGIKRTSITGPARVFDAEETCLAAILAGRIQAGDVVVIRYEGPKGGPGMREMLSPTSAIIGAGLGDQVGLITDGRFSGGTYGLVVGHVSPEAAVGGAIALVQEGDVITIDAQECRLHLHVSDEELAQRRAQWQPPAPRYTRGVLAKYAKLVAGSHLGAVTDLDLWA, from the coding sequence ATGAACAATTCTCGCCGCAGTCAGGTGATTACCGCCGGTGTCCAACGTTCCCCGAACCGGGCGATGTTGCGGGCTGTGGGCTTCACGGATGCGGATTTTGCCAAGCCGATTGTGGGAATTGCCAATGCGTACAGCACCATTACCCCCTGCAATGCCGGGATCAATGATTTAGCCCTGCAAGCGGAAGCGGCGATGCGGCAAGCCAATGCCATGCCCCAAATGTTTGGCACGATTACGATTAGCGATGGGATTTCCATGGGCACGGAAGGGATGAAATGCTCTTTGGTGTCCCGGGAAGTGATTGCGGATGCGATTGAAACGGTGTGTTTGGGGCAAAGTTTGGATGGAATTTTAGCGATTGGCGGTTGTGATAAAAACATTCCGGGGGCATTAATGGCGATGGCACGCCTGAATATCCCGGCGATTTTTGTCTATGGGGGAACCATTAAACCGGGGCATTATCAGGGGCAGGATTTGACGATTGTGAGTGCGTTTGAAGCGGTGGGTGCCTACAGTGCCGGGAAAATGAGTGAGGCAGATTTACTGGAAATTGAACGGCGGGCGTGTCCGGGAGTGGGTTCCTGCGGCGGGATGTACACTGCCAATACCATGTCCTCGGTGGCGGAGGTGCTGGGGTTGAGCCTGATGTATTCTTCGACGATGGCGGCGGAGGATGGGGAAAAATTGGACAGTGCGGCGGAATCAGCCAAGGTGTTGGTGGAGGCGATTGAAAAGCAGATTTTGCCCCGGCAGTTGATTACCCGTAAGTCGCTGGAGAATGCCATTGCCACGGTGATGGCGGTGGGGGGTTCGACCAATGCGGTACTGCATTTGTTGGCGATTGCCCAGGCGGCAGAAGTGCCCTTGACGTTGGATGATTTTGCCCGTATGCGGGAGCGGGTGCCGGTGTTGTGCGATTTGAAGCCGTCCGGGCGGTATGTGACGGTGGATTTTCACCAGGCGGGGGGGATTCCCCAGGTGTTGAAAATTTTGCTCAATCACGGGGTACTGCACGGGGATTGTCTGACGATTACGGGGCGCACGTGGGCGGAGCAGTTGGCGACGGTGCCGGATGACCCCCCGGCGGGGCAGGAGGTGATTCGTCCTTGGGACAACCCGGTGTATCCCCAGGGGCATTTGGCGATTTTGCGGGGCAATTTGGCGACAGAGGGAGCGGTAGCCAAGATTTCGGGGATCAAACGCACCTCGATCACGGGACCAGCCCGGGTGTTTGATGCGGAGGAAACCTGTTTGGCGGCGATTCTCGCCGGGCGCATTCAGGCGGGGGATGTGGTGGTGATCCGCTATGAGGGACCAAAAGGTGGACCGGGGATGCGGGAAATGTTGTCCCCCACGTCGGCGATCATCGGGGCAGGGCTGGGGGATCAGGTGGGGTTGATTACGGATGGGCGGTTTTCCGGCGGTACCTATGGGCTGGTGGTGGGTCATGTGTCCCCTGAAGCGGCGGTGGGCGGGGCGATTGCCCTGGTACAGGAGGGGGATGTGATCACGATTGATGCCCAGGAATGCCGTTTACACTTGCACGTTTCGGATGAGGAATTGGCACAACGGCGGGCGCAATGGCAACCCCCGGCTCCCCGTTACACCCGTGGGGTGTTGGCGAAGTATGCCAAGTTGGTGGCGGGCAGTCATTTGGGGGCGGTGACGGATTTGGATTTGTGGGCGTGA
- a CDS encoding ribonuclease H-like domain-containing protein — MAAQSHFCEQDLSLELLTHYQQQSVLGVDTETMGLIPARDRLCLVQVSDAAGQTTLVKILPGQTQAPHLQTLLEAPQILKIFHYARFDLATLRYHLNIRVQPIFCTKIASKMARTYSPKHGLKDVVQELLGIELDKQAQSSDWGRPDALRPEQLAYAANDVIYLPQIAEKLTAMLQREGRWELTQECFQCVPTIVSLDLLNYQGIFEH; from the coding sequence ATGGCCGCCCAATCCCATTTCTGTGAACAGGATTTATCCCTCGAACTGCTCACCCATTATCAACAACAATCCGTATTGGGTGTGGACACGGAGACGATGGGGTTGATCCCCGCCCGGGATCGGTTGTGTTTGGTACAGGTGAGTGATGCGGCGGGACAGACAACTTTGGTGAAAATTTTGCCGGGACAAACCCAAGCCCCCCATCTGCAAACCCTGCTGGAAGCTCCCCAGATTCTCAAAATTTTTCACTATGCTCGCTTTGATTTAGCCACCTTACGTTACCATTTGAATATCCGAGTCCAACCGATTTTTTGTACTAAAATTGCCAGTAAAATGGCTCGCACCTATTCCCCCAAACATGGGCTAAAAGATGTGGTACAAGAACTGTTGGGCATTGAATTGGATAAACAGGCTCAATCCTCGGATTGGGGACGACCGGATGCTTTGCGTCCTGAGCAATTGGCCTATGCGGCTAATGATGTGATTTACTTACCTCAAATTGCGGAAAAGTTAACCGCTATGTTGCAACGGGAAGGTCGCTGGGAATTGACGCAAGAGTGTTTCCAATGTGTGCCGACTATCGTGAGTTTAGACCTGTTAAATTATCAGGGGATTTTTGAACATTAA
- a CDS encoding STAS domain-containing protein, with protein MSQLPVEVVVPPVRLDTTTKDGLTQQVKQIASQKAALVLLDFSQVEFVDSSGLGAMVAALKSLRSVGGELALCQPSDQVKTLLEITGLERIIKIYPNRQVFDQEYGK; from the coding sequence ATGAGCCAATTACCCGTAGAGGTGGTCGTGCCGCCGGTGCGTTTGGATACCACCACGAAAGATGGATTGACCCAACAGGTGAAACAGATTGCCAGTCAAAAGGCGGCGCTGGTGCTACTGGATTTCAGTCAGGTGGAATTTGTGGATAGTTCTGGATTGGGGGCAATGGTGGCCGCCTTGAAAAGCCTACGCTCGGTGGGGGGGGAATTGGCTCTGTGTCAGCCCTCTGACCAGGTGAAAACCCTCTTGGAGATTACCGGACTCGAACGGATTATTAAGATTTATCCGAATCGGCAGGTTTTTGACCAGGAATATGGGAAATAA
- a CDS encoding ABC-F family ATP-binding cassette domain-containing protein has translation MLRLEHIQKIYPTGEVLKDINWEVKAGDRIGLVGVNGAGKSTQLKIITGEIEPTAGHIIKPSQFKVGYLSQEFAVDFTRTVKEEFWTVFTEANQIQAELAAVNVALEQIKEGEDFQPLLKKLDRLQRRFEELYGYQLESQIDEILPELGFTPADGTRLVGEFSGGWQMRINLGKVMLTCPDLMLLDEPTNHLDLETIQWLEAYLKQQKIPMVIVSHDRTFLDRLCTQIVETERGISRTYLGNYSQYLAQKAEDQDAQLSAFERQQKYIEKQQVFVERFRASAHRSTQAKSREKLLNKMEKIEAPASQVRTLKFKFPPPPRSGKFTVSIKNLTHAYGDKILFLGANLEIENGDKVAFLGANGTGKSTLLRLIVGKEIPNEGDITYGHNVQIGYFEQNQAEALDLHKTVFDTIQDEFPERDHQEVRSLLGQFLFSGDTVFKKVRDISGGEKARLALAKMLWKPVNFLILDEPTNHLDIPAKEMLENAIQEYTGTVAIVSHDRYFIAQTATKIVEIRDGLLYVYLGNYDYYLEKKEEEKRQAAAMAKQGKTKRKK, from the coding sequence ATGCTTCGCCTTGAACATATTCAAAAAATTTACCCGACCGGTGAGGTGCTCAAGGATATTAACTGGGAAGTGAAAGCTGGGGATCGTATCGGTTTGGTCGGGGTGAATGGGGCGGGCAAGTCCACCCAATTAAAAATTATTACCGGGGAAATCGAGCCAACGGCAGGGCATATTATCAAGCCCAGTCAGTTCAAAGTGGGCTATCTGAGTCAGGAATTTGCGGTTGATTTCACCAGAACGGTTAAAGAGGAATTTTGGACTGTTTTTACGGAAGCCAATCAGATTCAAGCCGAACTGGCGGCAGTGAATGTAGCACTGGAACAGATTAAAGAAGGCGAAGATTTTCAGCCACTCCTCAAAAAATTAGACCGTTTGCAAAGGCGATTTGAAGAACTATATGGCTATCAACTGGAAAGTCAAATTGATGAAATTCTACCGGAGTTGGGTTTCACTCCAGCGGACGGCACCCGGCTCGTCGGTGAATTTAGCGGTGGTTGGCAGATGCGGATCAATTTGGGCAAGGTGATGCTCACCTGTCCCGATCTAATGCTATTGGATGAACCAACCAATCACTTGGACTTGGAAACAATTCAATGGTTAGAAGCCTATCTAAAGCAACAAAAAATTCCTATGGTTATCGTCTCCCATGACCGCACTTTTTTAGACCGATTATGTACGCAGATTGTTGAAACTGAACGGGGTATTTCTCGTACCTATTTAGGAAATTATTCCCAATATCTAGCCCAAAAGGCGGAAGACCAAGATGCCCAATTGAGTGCCTTTGAACGCCAACAAAAATATATTGAAAAACAACAGGTATTTGTGGAGCGATTTCGTGCCAGTGCCCATCGCAGTACCCAAGCAAAAAGTAGGGAAAAGCTATTGAATAAAATGGAGAAAATCGAAGCTCCAGCCAGTCAAGTCCGCACCCTTAAATTCAAGTTTCCCCCCCCACCTCGCAGTGGTAAATTTACAGTATCAATTAAAAATCTTACCCATGCCTATGGTGATAAAATCTTGTTTTTGGGAGCAAACTTAGAGATTGAAAATGGGGATAAGGTGGCATTTTTAGGGGCAAATGGTACTGGCAAATCTACCCTACTGCGCCTGATCGTTGGCAAAGAAATTCCCAACGAAGGGGATATTACCTATGGTCATAATGTGCAGATCGGTTACTTTGAACAAAATCAAGCGGAAGCTCTGGATTTGCATAAAACTGTGTTTGATACCATCCAAGATGAATTTCCCGAGCGGGATCATCAGGAAGTACGCAGTTTGTTGGGGCAATTTCTGTTTTCAGGGGATACGGTCTTTAAGAAGGTCAGGGACATCAGCGGGGGTGAAAAAGCTCGCCTTGCGCTGGCAAAAATGCTTTGGAAGCCGGTAAATTTTTTGATTTTAGATGAGCCAACCAACCACCTTGATATTCCTGCTAAGGAAATGCTAGAAAATGCAATTCAAGAATATACGGGAACCGTAGCAATTGTTTCCCACGACCGCTATTTTATCGCTCAAACCGCTACTAAGATTGTGGAAATTAGGGATGGATTACTGTATGTCTATCTGGGTAATTATGACTATTACCTAGAGAAAAAAGAGGAAGAGAAACGACAAGCCGCCGCTATGGCTAAACAGGGTAAAACAAAGCGTAAAAAATAA
- a CDS encoding ABC transporter ATP-binding protein has product MTSSVTGKPLLSVRHLWVAYPNSPWALQDIHLTLAPGERLGLVGESGSGKSTLGRALVRLLPQGSRVQGEILLDGVNLLTLSPRQLRHLRGEQVGFVFQDPMTRLNPLMTVGEHLRETLYAHRRITPAEAKATGLAMLEAVQLPQRCWGQYPHQLSGGMRQRVGIALALLLRPPLVIADEPTTSLDATVAAEILQLLVRLAPALILISHDLHLVSQYCQRVAVMYQGQIVEAGMTAQVLTQPQHPYTQALRGANLTLAVPPLTPAVPCLVVQGLKHSYPLPAQTPLQRLGWRPVPQLTILDGVNFSLQPGETLGLVGESGSGKSTCARIILKLIHPTQGQVFWHNQDIIPLNARQFRPYRRHLQIIFQDPRACLNPLLTVEQILREPLRIHGLAQGQRAGDMVRELLTQVGLSEQYLPRYPQQLSGGQQQRVAIARALIMRPQVLICDEPVSMLDAQVQVQILQLLAQLRQELGLTFLFITHDLRVARQFCHRIAVLQRGQIVEYGCAQTVLDHPQHPYTQELVCAAGLHRLTNPGVAESA; this is encoded by the coding sequence TTGACTTCCAGTGTAACCGGAAAGCCTTTATTATCAGTGCGGCATCTTTGGGTCGCCTATCCCAATTCCCCCTGGGCGTTGCAGGATATTCATTTAACCTTGGCACCGGGGGAACGGCTGGGGTTGGTGGGGGAGTCCGGTTCCGGGAAATCCACCCTGGGCAGGGCGTTGGTGCGTTTACTACCCCAGGGGAGCCGGGTGCAGGGGGAAATTCTTTTAGACGGGGTAAACCTATTAACATTGTCCCCACGACAACTGCGCCACCTGCGGGGGGAACAGGTGGGGTTCGTCTTCCAAGACCCCATGACCCGGTTGAACCCCCTGATGACGGTGGGAGAGCACCTGCGGGAAACCCTCTATGCCCACCGGCGCATCACCCCAGCTGAAGCGAAAGCGACCGGGTTAGCCATGCTGGAAGCGGTGCAACTCCCCCAGCGGTGTTGGGGGCAATATCCCCATCAGCTTTCCGGTGGGATGCGTCAACGGGTGGGAATTGCCCTGGCGTTGCTGTTGCGTCCCCCCTTGGTGATTGCCGATGAACCCACCACCAGTTTGGATGCGACGGTGGCGGCGGAAATACTGCAATTATTAGTACGTTTGGCTCCGGCGTTGATTCTCATTTCCCATGACTTGCATTTGGTGAGCCAGTATTGCCAGCGGGTGGCGGTGATGTACCAGGGGCAAATTGTCGAAGCGGGCATGACCGCCCAAGTGCTCACCCAACCGCAACACCCCTACACCCAAGCCCTGCGAGGTGCCAACCTGACCTTGGCTGTCCCGCCGTTAACCCCGGCTGTCCCCTGTTTGGTCGTCCAGGGGCTGAAACATTCCTACCCGCTCCCGGCGCAAACCCCCCTGCAACGGCTGGGCTGGCGACCTGTACCGCAATTGACCATTTTGGACGGGGTAAATTTTAGTTTGCAACCGGGGGAAACCCTGGGGCTGGTGGGGGAATCCGGTTCTGGGAAAAGCACCTGCGCCCGGATTATCCTCAAATTAATTCATCCCACCCAGGGGCAAGTATTTTGGCACAATCAGGATATTATTCCCCTCAATGCTCGGCAATTTCGCCCCTACCGCCGCCATTTACAAATCATTTTCCAAGACCCCCGTGCCTGTCTCAATCCCCTTTTGACCGTCGAGCAAATTCTGCGGGAACCTTTACGCATTCACGGGTTAGCCCAGGGGCAACGGGCAGGGGACATGGTGCGGGAACTCTTGACCCAGGTGGGGCTATCGGAGCAATACCTACCTCGTTATCCCCAACAACTTTCGGGGGGGCAACAACAGCGGGTGGCGATTGCCCGGGCGTTGATCATGCGTCCCCAAGTATTAATTTGCGATGAGCCGGTGAGTATGTTGGATGCCCAGGTGCAGGTGCAAATTTTGCAGTTATTGGCGCAACTCCGACAAGAACTAGGATTAACGTTTTTATTTATTACCCATGATTTGCGGGTGGCACGGCAGTTTTGCCATCGGATCGCCGTTCTGCAACGGGGGCAGATTGTGGAATATGGGTGCGCCCAAACCGTGCTTGACCATCCCCAACATCCCTACACCCAAGAATTGGTGTGCGCCGCTGGACTGCATCGGTTAACGAACCCAGGCGTTGCTGAATCCGCATAA
- a CDS encoding BCD family MFS transporter — MGEYPRINLVTMVRLGLFQAGLGMMSVLMLGILNRVMISELGIPPLVAAGVIAMHQLVAPARVWFGQMSDAHPVGGLHRTGYVWLGAGVFALLAWGVVQITWQVAAQIALGWTGVTWAWVALLGLGFALYGLAVSASSTPFAALLVDISDEDNRSQLVGVVWSLLMVGIIAGAITGSWLLKQVELDAAEAVVRGSVNRLFTLVPLGVVGLAWAATAGIEARFSRYRVRSQVVEREDQITLGRALRVLTASPQTGLFFSFLLCMTLGLFMQEPVLEPYGGTVFGMPIAATTRLNAYWGMGTLLGLGVTGFWVVPRLGKRPTTMLGCGLAALGFLGIMLAGWVGQVWLFTLMVFAFGVAAGVTTTGALTLMLDLTLAETAGTFIGAWGLAQALARALATLGGGGLLELGSNWFGAETFWAYVPVFGTQIVLLLTAATLLRTVDVKAFAHRTRAALGELLAEELE; from the coding sequence ATGGGCGAATATCCCCGGATTAACTTGGTGACGATGGTGCGCTTGGGGTTATTCCAAGCGGGTTTGGGGATGATGTCGGTGTTGATGTTGGGGATTCTCAACCGGGTGATGATCAGTGAGTTGGGGATTCCCCCTCTGGTGGCGGCGGGGGTGATTGCCATGCACCAGTTGGTGGCACCGGCACGGGTGTGGTTTGGGCAGATGTCCGATGCCCATCCGGTGGGGGGACTGCACCGCACGGGTTATGTGTGGCTGGGGGCGGGGGTGTTTGCCCTGTTGGCTTGGGGGGTGGTGCAAATCACCTGGCAGGTGGCGGCGCAGATCGCCCTGGGCTGGACGGGGGTGACCTGGGCGTGGGTGGCTTTGCTGGGGTTGGGGTTTGCCCTGTATGGGTTGGCGGTGAGTGCTAGTTCTACGCCGTTTGCGGCGCTGTTAGTAGATATTTCCGATGAGGATAACCGCTCCCAATTGGTGGGCGTGGTCTGGTCGCTGTTGATGGTGGGAATTATTGCGGGGGCAATCACAGGCAGTTGGTTGCTCAAACAGGTGGAATTGGATGCGGCAGAAGCGGTGGTGCGGGGGAGTGTGAACCGGCTGTTTACCCTGGTGCCGTTGGGGGTGGTGGGGTTGGCATGGGCGGCGACGGCGGGGATCGAAGCCCGATTTTCCCGCTATCGGGTGCGCTCCCAGGTGGTGGAACGGGAGGATCAGATTACCCTGGGGCGGGCGTTGCGAGTGTTGACGGCTAGTCCGCAAACCGGTTTATTTTTTAGTTTTTTGCTGTGTATGACCCTGGGTTTATTTATGCAGGAGCCGGTGCTGGAACCCTACGGGGGGACGGTGTTTGGGATGCCGATTGCCGCCACGACCCGGTTGAATGCCTATTGGGGGATGGGGACGCTGTTGGGGCTGGGGGTGACGGGGTTTTGGGTGGTGCCCCGCCTGGGGAAACGTCCGACCACCATGTTGGGCTGTGGCTTGGCGGCTCTGGGATTTTTGGGCATCATGTTGGCGGGCTGGGTGGGGCAGGTGTGGCTGTTTACCCTGATGGTGTTTGCCTTTGGGGTGGCGGCGGGGGTGACGACCACGGGTGCTTTAACCCTGATGCTGGATTTGACCCTGGCGGAAACGGCGGGGACGTTTATCGGGGCGTGGGGACTGGCACAGGCGTTGGCACGGGCGTTGGCGACCTTGGGCGGTGGCGGATTGCTGGAATTGGGGAGCAACTGGTTTGGGGCGGAGACTTTTTGGGCATATGTGCCGGTATTTGGTACGCAAATTGTATTACTTTTGACAGCGGCAACCTTACTCCGCACGGTGGATGTGAAAGCCTTTGCCCACCGAACCCGGGCGGCTTTGGGGGAACTCTTGGCGGAGGAGTTGGAGTAG